The genomic interval GTATATTATTATACTGCAAGTATTGGTCAGTGTACAGTTCCTGTCGTTCAATCGAGCCATTGCTTTGCCCCAATTGACTAAATCTTAAATATCTAATCGCTCTCTTCATATAATTCTTTCAATGTTAATGAAACAATAATTTCAATCATAAGATTTACTAATTTCTTTTCTTTTTCACTTTCTAAATGTTCATAATTTTTTGATACAATATCATCATTTTCACACTGTTCATCTTTTAAATTTTCCATATCAAAATCATTAAATTTAATCAAGACGCCGTGTATCTCACGGAACCAAAACTAATTTAAAATACAATTTTGAAGTTTGAATTATTTATGCTTTTAATGGAACAATGTGACTTCATTTGGCTTATAACATTCTATGGAGACATACTCAGATGTAATTTTTTCAAACACCAATTAAAAAAATTACAATAATGTATCCTATCAATTCTTTATATATGGTACACTCAAAATCTTGTTACATACATTTTTACGTGAATAAATTGTATTAGAGATCAACTGTCCTTGAAATTTCTCCCTCATATCAAGACTCTTTTTTCAGATGCTTTTCTTCAAATTCCTCTGTGAGCTGTATGATTTTTTTGGACAGAACAGCAAATTCCGCAGTCTGCTTTTCCAACTTGTACAAATACGCAGAAGCTTTCTTTTCGGAAAATTTTTGATATAAGATCTTCACAACCTGATTATAATTTACCCCGATTGCCCTAAACTGGCTATAGAGAGAGGTCAAGCGCATATAGTAATCCATTGTTGCTTTATCAATCCTAACTGTTTTGATACCTTTCTGAAAAACACACGCTGTAATAAAATGCGCCATTACATGCATTCCTGATGTTTCAAAAAGGGTCAGAAAGCGAGCGTTTTCTTCTGCAGTAAAACTGATCGAATAGCGATGGACGGCGGGATCTATTTTGGCAGGTCTGCCTCCTTTTTTCCTATTCTTTTTTTCTTCATTTTCCATGATTTGAATGTATTGCATTACTTAAACCCAATATATTTTATAATCAGCATTAGTGAGCTACTATGGATGTCCGTGGAAGCGTTTGGAAGTATTTGTCTTTATTTATTTCCGACCCGATCTTAAACCTTTAATATTAGACATGCGCTGTCAAATAAAGCCATCAGAGGACACTTTAAAAGAGCAGACAGTTTTCAGAATTAAATTTTCTGAAAACATAATATTATGCTATACAAAGAAACTGTTACTCCCCAGATGTGGGAACTACTCCAAAGGCTTATGAAAGATGAAAAACTCAAGGAATTCAATCTTGTCGGCGGTACTGCTTTAAGCCTGATTATTGGACATCGTTTAAGCATCGATATAGATCTGTTCTCCACTCAGGATTTTGATATTCAGGATATGCTTGCTCATTTAAGAAGTGAGCATCCTGTTACAATTAGGGAGCTGTTTGAAAATACAATGCTCTTAAATATCGGTAAGGTTAAAGTAGATATTCTAACCCATAAATATCCATGGCAGGAGCCGATCAAGACCGAGCAGGGAATCAGACTGGTGTCTTTACAGGACATAGGTGCTATGAAACTTCATGCGATATTTCAAAACGGCACAAGAATAAAAGATTTTGTGGATATGTA from Flavobacterium sp. YJ01 carries:
- a CDS encoding nucleotidyl transferase AbiEii/AbiGii toxin family protein, with amino-acid sequence MLYKETVTPQMWELLQRLMKDEKLKEFNLVGGTALSLIIGHRLSIDIDLFSTQDFDIQDMLAHLRSEHPVTIRELFENTMLLNIGKVKVDILTHKYPWQEPIKTEQGIRLVSLQDIGAMKLHAIFQNGTRIKDFVDMYFLLEHHPLKIYLDAYQNKYKGSPGLALISLLHHKNIDREEKVKLLKGKETSWTKICQRLKKAVLNPSFDFSKPKNQIPPPSKRRGFRR
- the mobA gene encoding conjugal transfer protein MobA, with product MENEEKKNRKKGGRPAKIDPAVHRYSISFTAEENARFLTLFETSGMHVMAHFITACVFQKGIKTVRIDKATMDYYMRLTSLYSQFRAIGVNYNQVVKILYQKFSEKKASAYLYKLEKQTAEFAVLSKKIIQLTEEFEEKHLKKES